The nucleotide window GGCCAATGGCTCGTTCAATAAAGCGATGACTTTGGCGGCGGATACCGAAATTCGGATGTTGCGAGAGATGGTCGTCAACTATTTTAGGGCTGTTTATAGCCGGAATATAAATCAAGTGGCCGATTTCCATGAGCAAATGACGAAGATGGGGCGAGACGGCTTGAAGAATCTTATACGCCTGATGTTGCTTTGGGTAAGAGATCTTACTACTTTTCAAGCCTCAAACAAAACCGAGAATTTAATCAATGTGGATTTTGCAGAGGTTATTACGCGGTTTTGTAATGGCGTTCCTCAAGCGCAAACGGACGTAATGGCTGAGGTTTTGGAAGAGGCCCATACCTTGATAGAACGAAATGTAAACGAGGCCCTTATCTTGGTCGTTTTGCAAGAAAAACTCTTCCAAGCCATGCGCGGAAACCGAGTATGCAACTTATATACGCCCTTGGTTGCGGTAGATTGAGGAACAGACTTGTAAAAACAGCGTTTGGAGAAAATTAACCATCACTTTAATTGAAAAACTATGGCTTGTGGATCATGCGGAACGGGCGGTTGTGAAACTGGAGGATGTAGCAGCGGTGGCTGCGGTGTAAAAAAGGAGGCTGGCTCGTGCCCGTCGATGTTTGCCCACGATTGGTTAAATGTGGTGGATTTGGAACGCCCCGGAACCGAGTTTGGGGTGTATGAGGTTCTGTTTAAGGCAGGCAGGAGAGGCTTTTATGCCAATAATAATAACTTAGATTTATCCATCGGAGACCCCGTTTTGGTTGAGGCGGATCGTGGCGTGGATTATGGAACCATCAACCTAACAGGGGAAATGGTTCGCTTACGGCTGAAATCCAAAAAAACCGACCCAACCACGGCTTTTCCCGCGATTATTCGGACGGCAACCCTCGAAGACATTGAACATGCCGAAAAACGTGCCGAACGCGAAAGCGCTTCTTTTACCATGTGTAGGGAATTGATTGATAAACATGAGTTGACCATGCGGCTTGTGGATGTGGAATGGCAGTTCGATGGCAATAAAGTCACCTTCTTTTTTACTTCGGACAAACGGGTTGACTTCCGGAAATTGGTGCGTGACCTTGCTGCTCGACTTTCCACCCGGATCGAACTCCGGCAAATTGGGGCGCGTGATGCCGCAGCGCGGGTGGGTGGACTTGGGTCGTGCGGGCGTGAACTTTGTTGTTCTACATGGTTACAAGAGTTTAAACCCGTTTCTACAACAGCCGCAAAATTCCAAAGCTTGCCCCTCAATTTAACACGGCTTAGTGGGCAATGCGGTCGTCTGAAATGTTGTCTGAACTACGAGTTGGAACAATACATCGAGGCACTAAACGAATATCCAGACATTGGCATATCCTTCAATAGCCCAAATGGACGTGCTTATATTACCAAATTAGACATCTTTAAACAATTGGTCTGGTTTGAATTACAAGACGGCAGTTTTGATGCCATGCCTCTTACCGAAATTCGGAAAATCCTCCGAATGGATACGCCCGAAGGCCATGCCCGCGCCAAACGACGTGTCTTTGGACAAGGTGGACAAGAAGAAGAGGAACTCCGTAAATTAGAAGACTAAAAGCGAAATGCGTTGGGAAGATGATGGTGCTAAAGTGACTTTAGACCTCCACGGTGTTCGGGTGGACGATGCCGAGGCCATTGTTTTTCGTGCTTTGCGCTTGGCAACACAATATGGCCGAATAAGCATGAAGGTGATTCACGGTAGTTCTACCAGCGAAACGTTATATCGAAATCGAACCATTAAATATGCGCTTTACGACCTGATTGAGTCGGGAGATTTGGATAATTATATCTCAGACGAATTGTACAGCGAAAGTTTTTGTACCCTGATTTTGCACCACTCTTCTAAAGAACCAAACGTAAAGCGTATTAATCCGTTTGAGGTTTTTCGTTAAAAACGGTGTACTTTTGACTTTAGTTTCGGGTTCATTAGACCGTCGCCATGATGGAAGTCAAGCCTTGCGCGTTTGTGGCTACTGCGGATTTTTTCTATGAGTCGCCGTGTCGTTAAAGGTATGGGAAGAACGTCTCGTGATTGCAAAAGCGTAGGTTTTATCAAGATTCGTCCCGCATTTGATGGAATAGCAAAGCTCCGTCGAAGTGACATTTTCCTATAGTTCGGGACGATGTAATAAACCGTTCTTCAGAAAAAAATCAGCGATAACACTTTTACACAACCTCGACATCCTCATGAAAGTCCATTTCCAACCCACGGCATACACGCTGGGTGGTCGTTCCGAGCTAAAGCCTTTTTGTTTGTGTGCCAATACCTTCACCCTAAAGGACGGAAGTATTGACGTGTGATGCGTATTTTTTATGTCTTCGCTCTAACTGACGACGTTACTTTTTTGTTAATCATCGGGGCGGTATCTTATAATAGAACGTCATATCTTAGCGAAGACACCATCAGGGTGCTATATCTGAAGTGTTTTATTAATAACAGTTTAGGCTTTATCAATTACATTGAATTGTTGTTCATCGCTAAAGCCGTCTGGTATTGGGTACTCACTCGATTTTCCGCAGACTGGGTTAAGTAGGTTTAAAGAATGATGCTTTCTTACTTTAACTTCAAGGTCTGTGTCGGAGAATCTTTTTTCCGTTAAGTTTTTGTCTTTGCCAAGTTCGATCGTGTCATTTATGGAAAGGGATGTTGTATTTTCTACCAAATTAGGGTTTTCGTTTATTAATGGAAGGCATTAGACCCATGAAAATATATACACGCACTGGTGATGATGGCACTACTGGCTTGTTTGGTGCAGGAAGGGTGAGTAAAGATCACCCAAGAATTGCCGCTTATGGTACGGTAGATGAATTAAATGCCGTTTTAGGACTGTGTTTGGCGCAGTGGTCGTCCGAACATCCAAATGACCGCCTAAGCCAAGTTTTGCATCAACTCCAAAATGAACTCTTTGTGGTTGGAGGGGACTTAGCCTCGCCCGAAGAAACGAGTTATCCCGTTCCACGCATTACGGCGAAAGAAATTGCCACATTAGAGCGAGAAATTGACGCTTTTGATATAGAACTTTCACCGCTACGTAACTTTATCCTCCCCGGTGGGCATTTAGTCGCGGCAAGCCTACACATTGCCCGAACAATTTGCCGGCGTGCAGAACGAACGGTCGTCTTGCTTTCGCAGCAAGAACCCGGTGTTCTCTTGGTGGGGCAATACCTGAATCGCCTTTCGGATTTGTTGTTTACGTTAGCTCGATGGGTGAATGTGACGACACTGACCCCAGAAACCCCTTGGACGCCCATTCCGAAAAAAGACGCCCAATCTTCATGAGAACACACAAAAATCCAAAAACGGAAAACGTGAAAAATTCGGTTTCCAACCGTCAACTATGGATATTCCGCATGGTGATGGTACTGATCCCCATTGCTTTTTTTGGCTTTGTAGAATTGGGCTTGCGCATTGGGGGATATGGTAAAACAGAGGCGCTTTTTGTACCCTTAACAGAAAATCCGGAATACCTCTATCCCAATCAGGACGTTGCGAAACGGTATTTTGGACCAAATAGTGTGATTCCTAACCCCAATGCAGACTTTTTTCGCAAAAGAAAGCAGCCTAATACCTTGCGAATTGTGGTACAAGGAGAGTCCTCGGCTGCCGGATACCCCTATTATCATGGTGGTTCCTTTAGTAATATGCTGAAGCAGCGCCTAAAAGCCACCTTTCCGGGAAGACCGATTGAGGTAATTAATACTGGAATGGCGGCGATTAGCAGCTATACGTTATTGGATTTTGCAGCAGAAATTGAGGCTATTCAGCCAGACATGGTTTTGATCTATTCTGGGCACAACGAATATTATGGCGCACTGGGGGTTGGCTCCTCCGAGTCCTTAGGCTCCTTTCAGTTTCTGGTCCGTTGGTATTTGAAATTTAAAGACCTACGGATTGTCCAACTACTCAGAAATACTTTTGCAGCCATTGCTGGATGGTTTGCGCCGGACGATAAAGCGCCCTCGGCCACATTAATGGAGCGCATGGTTCGGGAGCAACGCATTCCGTATGGATCCGCGATGTACAAAATGGGTGAGGTGCAATTTGAAGAGAACATGTCGGCATTGTTGGCGCATTATCAAAAAGCAGGTATTCCGGTTTTTATGGGCACATTGGCCAGCAATGAACGAGACCATGCGCCCTTTATTTCAGGTCTTCAAGAACAAACCAATACATCGAAGTGGAGAAAAAGCATTGCGCAGCTAAAACAAGCATTGCAGAATAAACAAGCAAATGCCTTAACGCTTGCGGATCAATTGGTACGAATGGATACAACTTCCGCAGAAGCCTACTTTCTAAGAGGACGCGCTTTAGAGCAACAAGCGAACAGCAATCCATCACAATATGCAGCGGCCAGAAAAGCTTACCTCAAAGCCAAAGATTTGGATATGCTACGGTTTCGTGCGCCCGAATCCCTTAACCAGATTATCCGCCGTATCGCTCAAAAGTATGGGGCTGTGGTGGTTCCTTCGCAGGAGGCACTGGCCGCCTCAAGTCCGAATGGCATTATCGGGGGAACGCTTATGCTCGAACACCTTCACCCCAATTTAGATGGTTATTTCCTGATTTCGGAAGCCTTTTATAGGGCGATTATTCGTCATTTCCCCTTCTCCAGTAGGCCGAATCCCATCCCAATGGAGGCGGCTCGCGGCATGGTTCTGATGACGGGTGTGGATTCTACAATGGCGGATTTTCGGGTGCGGCAGTTGATGGCGTCGTGGCCATTTAAGCCTTTTGGAACCATAGACGAATCGCTATCTAAGTATCAACCCAAAAATGAAAAGGAAAAAATTGCCCTCAAGATGCTTCAACGGAATACTTCTTGGTTTGCTGGCCAAATCGAATGGGCGGACTTTTTGGTCAAGCAAGCCAAAATGCCACAAGCACTTCAAGTTGGATTCACGCTCTTGGATGCGTATGAGCCAACGCCTGATGCGTGGGCGTATATGGCCGAACTTTATATGACGGTGGGCGATATGCAACAAGCCCAAACGTGTGTGGAAGAGGCTGTAGCAGCTACGCGAAATGCCACACAAAAAGCAGATCTCTACAATAAATTGGGCTTGGCCATGATGTCTCGAAAGTACTTGGGGGATGCCTTGGCTGCATTTAACCGCTCCAATAACCTACAAGAGAACTTTACCGCTCTCAAATGGATTGGCTCACTTTTGCTCCAAAAAGCACAGGAAAAAAAGGATATTACCGAACTGAATATCGCGATTACTCATCTCGAAAAAGCCAATGAACGAAAGGGTGATGACAAACAAATTTTGTTTAACCTTGCGGGTGCTTATGCCATAACAGGAGAGCGCCAAAAAGCAACGAACCTATTGCAGACCCTTTTGGCCGCATACCCCAATGATGCAGATGCCTTAGCACTGCTCCAGCAGCTGGACGGGTAAAAGGTGTTTGAACTTGTCGGAATTGTGCGTAAAAGCTCGGTGGAATATGCCCTTACTTGTTCGGTCTGGACGATATGTTAATGGGTTAAGTAGTTGTTTTGTAGATCGTTGTCTAAAAAATTATTCTACTCCAAATTGCATATCCAATATGTAGGTGCTTGGGATGGCTTTCCCATTCAGTTTTGCCGGACGGAAAAGGTGGCGTGTGGCGGCATTCATGGCAGCATCTTCGAGGCCATACTCCAAGCGTTCTATAGGTGTTTCCGTTCCTTTTTTATCCAAAAGCCAGCGTTTTAGGATGCGAGCTATGGTTACTTTTCCGGCCTCATCAATCGTCACTTCCACACTTACTTTGGCCAAAATACGTTTACTACGGGCGGCCTCGGTATATTCTGGCGTTACAATGCGTACCAATTTTGGGGCTATACGCACATCTGGTTGTGGTGGCTTCTCGTTCGCATTCCCTATGTTACCGCCATTGCCAGTTCCGTCCCCGCGCCCGTCTCCAATACCATCACCCACTCCATTTCCAACACCATTCCCAAGACCCGATGTGGTTGCTACGGCTGTGGAATCGCCTTTTTTGGTTGTGGAAGCCGCTTCTTTTTGAATGAGGTCTTCTACGGTGGGCGGCGGCTCCTCTTGGGCAACCTCTTCGTCCCGACGAATAACGGGAGGTACAAAACGGATGGTGGGACGAAAGGTGAGGGCCGGGGTTCCGCCTCCGGGTGGTGAGCCGGCAGTGGGTTTGGGAATTTCAATCTTGGGTTTGCGAATCGAGGGAGGTTCGGGTAGGTTAACTAAGTTGGCAACCACGTCCCGCTTATCGCTTGTATTCTGAGCTGGTCGGAGCCATTTATAGCCATAAAAAGCGGAACTTAGCAACAGCATGGCGGCGGCAACCAACAAAAATGCCTTACGCATATGATTGGGGAAAACTTTACGAAGCACATAAGCCCCATAAGCCTTGTTCTTATCCCCAAAAATGGCGTCTAAAATCGCTAATTCGTCTTGATTGCCCATGCCCAAACGTTTGTCCTATCTTGATTTTTAATGAATGAACCTTTCGGAGGTTTTGTTTCCGAAGTGTTACCCGTATTTTAGGCCGTGATAATATTATGAAAGATAACACCGGATACATGCAAGAACCACCCCTCGTTAATAAGTTGTTTGAAGAATACCTTCAATAGACGTATGACACGGTGAACAGTTGGGCTTTCCGTCTATGGAAGGCTTTTTTTGTATTCGGATTTTTGAAACCGCTTTCAGAGCAATAAGGCATGAACGAAACGGCAAAATTGGCACTCTCGGATGGAACTATTGTGACGGGGGTTGCACGAGGCTTTCGTGGAGAAACCACAGGCGAGCTTTGTTTTAATACCAGCATGACGGGCTATCAGGAAATTGCAACCGATCCGAGCTATGTGGGGCAAATCATGATGATGACCTATCCGCATATTGGAAATTACGGAGCCGCTGACCGCGATTTGGAGGCTGTAAAGGTGATGATCTCCGGTTTGGTGGTTCGATCTTTCTCCGACGAGTACTCGAATCCGCGAGCGGATGAATCGTTTGATCGGTTTTTGAAACGGCATAAAGTGGTGGCCATTTCGGGAATTGATACGCGCCGTCTTGTGCGTCATATCCGAGAACGAGGTGTGATGAATGCCATAATTTCATCGGTAGATTTGGACGATGAACGTCTGGTCGAAAAAGCACGCCGTGTGCCTTCTATGGATGGATTGGAGTTGGCAAGCCGTGTTTCTACGGCCACTGCCTATGATTTTTGTAGCGGACAGGGGCCACGTATTGCGGTTTTTGACTTTGGGTGCAAGTTGAATATTTTACGTTCTTTTCAAAACCGGAACTGCACCGTAAGAATTTTTCCGCATGATACGCCGTTGACCGAGGTTTTAGATTGGAAGCCGGAGGGCTTGTTTTTCTCGAATGGCCCCGGTGATCCAAGGGCAATGCCAGAGCAAATTAGGGTGGCTCAAGCGGCTGCCCAGACGGGAATCCCGATGTTTGGCATTTGTCTCGGACACCAAGTGATGGCACTTGCAAGCGGTTTGGAGGTCTATAAGATGTATGTGGGGCATCGCGGTGCAAATCATCCGGTTAAAAATCTTGTTTCGGGGCATGTAGAGATTTCGACGCAAAATCATGGCTTTGCAGTAGATAAAGCCTCTATCGTCAAAAATATCGCCGATATTACGCACATCAATTTGAACGATCAGACGGTGGAAGGACTACGCTTCCGTCAATTTAAAGGCTTCTCCGTCCAATATCACCCCGAAGCATCCCCCGGCCCGCACGATAGCCAATACCTGTTCGACCAATTTTTGGCCGATATTACAGATGTGAAAATGAAAACCGGTGTGGCTTGAGTAAATGCGGTATAAGTGCCTTAAACATAGTAGAACATAAAAGATTAGTTACATAAAATGCCAAAACGTACCGACATTAATAAAATCCTGCTCATCGGTTCCGGCCCCATCATTATTGGTCAGGCATGTGAATTTGATTATTCAGGAACCCAAGCCTCGCGTTCACTCAAAAAAGAGGGTTACGAGGTGATTTTGGTCAACTCGAATCCGGCCACCATTATGACCGATCCCATGACGGCAGATCGGATTTATTTGCAGGAATTGACGCCAAAGTCCATCAAAAAAATCTGTGAAACAGAACGACCAGATGCGGTTTTACCCACCATGGGTGGTCAAACGGCCTTGAATTTGGCGAGGACACTCCATCATGAAGGGTTTTGGAAAAAAATGGGCATTGAGATCATTGGAGTGGATATTGATGCCATAGACATCACCGAAGACCGTCAACAATTCCGAAACCTGATGGAAAAAATCGGGGTAGATCAGGCAAGAAGCCGTGTCGCCAATTCTTTGCTCGAAGCCAAAGAAATTACGCAAGAACTGGGGGGAATTCCCGTGGTGATTAGGCCCAGTTTTACGTTGGGTGGAACCGGTGGGGGTATTGTTTGGACACAGGAAGAATTTGACCGCAAGGTGATTCGTGGTCTGGAAATGTCTCCCGTACACGAAGTTTTGATCGAAGAGTGTATGTTTGGTTGGAAAGAGTATGAATTAGAGCTTCTTCGCGACGCTAATGACAATGTGATCATCATCTGTGGTATCGAAAACTTAGACCCGATGGGCGTTCATACGGGCGATTCATTAACGGTGGCGCCTACACAAACCCTCTCGGACAAAGATTTTCAGCGAATGCGTGATGCCGCCATTCGGATGATGCGCTCCATCGGGACATTTGCGGGCGGGTGTAATGTGCAATTTGCCTTTGAGCCGCACGCTGGTCGGATGATCGCGATCGAAATCAATCCGCGTGTTTCCCGTTCTTCGGCTTTGGCCTCAAAAGCTACGGGCTATCCCATTGCGAAGGTGGCTTCTAAATTGGCCATTGGTTATACCTTGGATGAATTGCCAAATGACGTCACGGGAACAACTTCGGCGTGCTTTGAGCCAAGTATTGATTATGTCGTAACCAAAGTTCCGCGCTTTAATTTTGATAAATTTGAAGGTGCTGACGAGGTGTTAACTACACAAATGAAGGCCGTTGGCGAGGTGATGGCCATCGGGAGAACCTTCGCGGAATCGCTTCAGAAGGCTTGGCAAAGCATGGAAATTGGCCGTGCTGGTTTGGGTGCAGACCGAGAAGAGCCGAGCCGCAACATGATCCGTTCTCGGTTGCAAAAGCCTTATTGGGACAGCACGTTGCAAATCCGTTCTGCGCTGAAGATGGGGGCTTCGGTAGAGGAAATTGCAGACATCACCAAAGTGGACAAGTGGTTCTTGTACCAAATCCGGAATTTGGTGGACATGGAAAACGAAATTTCTCGCCATCACCTCCAAACTTTGCCCTTAGACTTGCTCAAAAGGGCCAAGCAAAATGGTTTTTCTGACATTCAATTAGCGTTTTTGCTTCAAGGCGTAATCTCGGAAAAAGAGGTAAGGCAGCACCGGAAACAATTTGGCATAGCGCCGGTCTTCCAGTTGGTGGATACTTGTGCGGGTGAGTTTCCGGCACAAACTCCATATTTTTATTCTACTTATGCCGATGAAAGCGAGTCTGCTGTTTCGTCACGAGAAAAGGTCATCATCATCGGATCTGGGCCAAACCGTATT belongs to Rhodothermia bacterium and includes:
- a CDS encoding cob(I)yrinic acid a,c-diamide adenosyltransferase, whose translation is MKIYTRTGDDGTTGLFGAGRVSKDHPRIAAYGTVDELNAVLGLCLAQWSSEHPNDRLSQVLHQLQNELFVVGGDLASPEETSYPVPRITAKEIATLEREIDAFDIELSPLRNFILPGGHLVAASLHIARTICRRAERTVVLLSQQEPGVLLVGQYLNRLSDLLFTLARWVNVTTLTPETPWTPIPKKDAQSS
- the carB gene encoding carbamoyl-phosphate synthase large subunit; translation: MPKRTDINKILLIGSGPIIIGQACEFDYSGTQASRSLKKEGYEVILVNSNPATIMTDPMTADRIYLQELTPKSIKKICETERPDAVLPTMGGQTALNLARTLHHEGFWKKMGIEIIGVDIDAIDITEDRQQFRNLMEKIGVDQARSRVANSLLEAKEITQELGGIPVVIRPSFTLGGTGGGIVWTQEEFDRKVIRGLEMSPVHEVLIEECMFGWKEYELELLRDANDNVIIICGIENLDPMGVHTGDSLTVAPTQTLSDKDFQRMRDAAIRMMRSIGTFAGGCNVQFAFEPHAGRMIAIEINPRVSRSSALASKATGYPIAKVASKLAIGYTLDELPNDVTGTTSACFEPSIDYVVTKVPRFNFDKFEGADEVLTTQMKAVGEVMAIGRTFAESLQKAWQSMEIGRAGLGADREEPSRNMIRSRLQKPYWDSTLQIRSALKMGASVEEIADITKVDKWFLYQIRNLVDMENEISRHHLQTLPLDLLKRAKQNGFSDIQLAFLLQGVISEKEVRQHRKQFGIAPVFQLVDTCAGEFPAQTPYFYSTYADESESAVSSREKVIIIGSGPNRIGQGIEFDYSCVHAVLAAKESGYEAIMINCNPETVSTDFDIADKLYFEPVFFERVMDVIEHEKPLGVIVQMGGQTALRISRQLHEVGIRILGTSYENMDLAEDRGQFSRLLKQLEIPYPPFGVAHSPSEAAVVSETIGYPILVRPSYVLGGQGMRIAINKEEVREYAQRIFDIFPDNELLLDLFLEGGTEIDVDALSDGEDVHICGIMQQIEPAGVHSGDSTAVLPPFSLKPHVIETIESYTRSIARAMKVIGLVNIQMVVKKDHVYVIEANPRASRTVPFVAKATGVPISNYATRLMLGEKLNAFRKAGLLASKLEGFAIKEPVFSWDKFPEVSKELGPEMKSTGEAIAFIDELSDDHFQKPYEMRNLYLKR
- a CDS encoding Signal peptidase-like protein, whose product is MACGSCGTGGCETGGCSSGGCGVKKEAGSCPSMFAHDWLNVVDLERPGTEFGVYEVLFKAGRRGFYANNNNLDLSIGDPVLVEADRGVDYGTINLTGEMVRLRLKSKKTDPTTAFPAIIRTATLEDIEHAEKRAERESASFTMCRELIDKHELTMRLVDVEWQFDGNKVTFFFTSDKRVDFRKLVRDLAARLSTRIELRQIGARDAAARVGGLGSCGRELCCSTWLQEFKPVSTTAAKFQSLPLNLTRLSGQCGRLKCCLNYELEQYIEALNEYPDIGISFNSPNGRAYITKLDIFKQLVWFELQDGSFDAMPLTEIRKILRMDTPEGHARAKRRVFGQGGQEEEELRKLED
- a CDS encoding Smr/MutS family protein, yielding MRWEDDGAKVTLDLHGVRVDDAEAIVFRALRLATQYGRISMKVIHGSSTSETLYRNRTIKYALYDLIESGDLDNYISDELYSESFCTLILHHSSKEPNVKRINPFEVFR
- the carA gene encoding glutamine-hydrolyzing carbamoyl-phosphate synthase small subunit; its protein translation is MNETAKLALSDGTIVTGVARGFRGETTGELCFNTSMTGYQEIATDPSYVGQIMMMTYPHIGNYGAADRDLEAVKVMISGLVVRSFSDEYSNPRADESFDRFLKRHKVVAISGIDTRRLVRHIRERGVMNAIISSVDLDDERLVEKARRVPSMDGLELASRVSTATAYDFCSGQGPRIAVFDFGCKLNILRSFQNRNCTVRIFPHDTPLTEVLDWKPEGLFFSNGPGDPRAMPEQIRVAQAAAQTGIPMFGICLGHQVMALASGLEVYKMYVGHRGANHPVKNLVSGHVEISTQNHGFAVDKASIVKNIADITHINLNDQTVEGLRFRQFKGFSVQYHPEASPGPHDSQYLFDQFLADITDVKMKTGVA